The Polynucleobacter sp. TSB-Sco08W16 genome includes a region encoding these proteins:
- the slmA gene encoding nucleoid occlusion factor SlmA, producing the protein MRESLGPADIDSSSADAGKTRKRPRPGERRLQILQVLAEMLQNPKGERVTTAALAAKIDVSEAALYRHFASKAQMFEGLISFIEQTVFGLINQINQKEESGLAQARGILQMLLFFAEKNPGMTRVLLGDALLQEDDRLQERITQVLDRVEASLKQALRIAQTQGGAWAQLGQEEVSIRAAMLMSFILGRWHRFARSGFKKLPTDASDVSLRLLLSE; encoded by the coding sequence ATGCGTGAATCTCTTGGACCGGCAGATATCGACAGCAGTAGTGCTGACGCTGGCAAGACACGTAAGCGTCCGAGACCAGGCGAGCGTCGCCTGCAGATTCTCCAAGTTCTCGCCGAGATGTTGCAAAACCCCAAGGGTGAGCGTGTTACTACTGCGGCTTTAGCGGCCAAGATTGATGTTTCTGAAGCAGCTTTATATCGCCATTTTGCGAGTAAGGCCCAGATGTTTGAGGGTTTGATTTCTTTTATCGAGCAAACCGTATTTGGTTTAATCAATCAGATTAATCAGAAAGAAGAATCTGGACTTGCACAAGCGCGCGGTATTTTGCAAATGCTTTTGTTCTTTGCAGAAAAGAACCCTGGCATGACACGTGTTTTATTGGGCGATGCTTTATTGCAAGAAGATGATCGATTGCAAGAGCGAATTACCCAAGTCTTAGATCGCGTAGAAGCCTCACTCAAACAAGCGTTGCGTATTGCTCAAACCCAAGGTGGTGCATGGGCACAGCTGGGTCAAGAAGAAGTGAGTATTCGTGCCGCGATGTTGATGAGTTTTATCTTGGGACGTTGGCATCGATTTGCCCGTAGCGGCTTTAAGAAGCTGCCAACAGATGCGTCCGACGTTAGTTTGCGCTTGCTCTTGTCAGAATGA
- the argB gene encoding acetylglutamate kinase: MTKHLPTLSDISPLLKAEILAEALPYIRAYHGKTIVIKYGGNAMVEERLKESFARDVILLKLVGMNPVVVHGGGPQIDEALKKIGKTGTFIQGMRVTDDETMEVVEWVLGGEVQQDIVMLINHFGGQAVGLTGKDGGLIHAKKMMIPSDTEPGKKLDIGFVGEIEAINPAVVKALQDDAFIPVISPIGFSEEGQAYNINADLVAGKMAEILHAEKLVMMTNIPGVMDKDGKLLTDLTAREIDALFADGTISGGMLPKISSALDAAKSGVNSVHIIDGRIEHSLLLEILTEQAFGTMIRSR, encoded by the coding sequence ATGACTAAGCATTTACCTACTCTGAGTGACATTTCTCCTTTGTTAAAAGCGGAGATTCTTGCTGAAGCTTTGCCATACATTCGTGCGTATCACGGCAAGACTATCGTCATTAAGTACGGTGGAAATGCAATGGTGGAAGAGCGCCTTAAAGAAAGTTTTGCGCGCGATGTGATCTTGCTAAAACTAGTTGGCATGAATCCAGTGGTTGTGCATGGCGGTGGACCACAGATTGACGAAGCATTAAAGAAGATTGGCAAGACCGGAACTTTTATTCAGGGTATGCGTGTCACTGATGATGAAACCATGGAAGTCGTGGAGTGGGTTCTGGGCGGTGAGGTGCAGCAAGATATTGTGATGCTCATTAACCACTTTGGCGGCCAGGCAGTGGGCTTGACTGGTAAGGATGGCGGACTCATCCATGCGAAGAAGATGATGATTCCTAGCGATACAGAGCCGGGCAAAAAACTGGATATTGGTTTTGTTGGTGAGATTGAGGCTATAAACCCAGCGGTAGTAAAAGCATTGCAGGATGATGCTTTTATTCCGGTGATTTCTCCAATCGGATTTAGTGAAGAAGGTCAGGCTTACAACATTAATGCTGACTTGGTAGCCGGCAAGATGGCTGAAATCTTGCACGCCGAGAAGTTGGTAATGATGACGAATATTCCTGGTGTGATGGATAAAGATGGCAAGCTACTTACCGACTTAACTGCAAGAGAGATTGATGCCTTGTTTGCTGACGGTACGATCTCTGGCGGTATGCTGCCTAAAATCTCCTCTGCATTAGATGCTGCTAAGAGTGGCGTGAATTCAGTGCACATCATTGATGGCCGCATTGAACATTCTTTGTTGTTAGAAATTTTGACCGAGCAAGCGTTCGGTACGATGATTCGTTCTAGATAA
- the dksA gene encoding RNA polymerase-binding protein DksA → MSDKDYMNAAQLDFFRQKLLTLKEDILKNASETTEHLRENILVPDPADRATIEEEHALELRTRDRERKLLKKVEQALGRIESGDYGWCEETGEPIGLNRLIARPTANLSLEAQERRELRQKLFGE, encoded by the coding sequence ATGTCCGACAAGGACTACATGAATGCTGCGCAGTTAGATTTTTTCCGTCAAAAACTGCTCACCTTGAAAGAGGACATTCTAAAAAATGCCTCTGAGACCACTGAGCATTTACGTGAAAACATTTTGGTTCCAGATCCAGCTGACCGTGCAACGATCGAAGAAGAGCATGCATTGGAATTGCGCACTCGTGATCGCGAACGTAAATTATTAAAAAAAGTAGAGCAAGCGCTGGGCCGTATTGAATCTGGTGACTATGGTTGGTGTGAAGAAACTGGTGAGCCAATCGGCTTGAACCGTTTAATTGCAAGGCCTACAGCCAATTTATCTCTTGAGGCTCAAGAGCGTCGCGAGCTCCGTCAAAAATTATTTGGCGAATAA
- a CDS encoding GTP-binding protein, with amino-acid sequence MALIPVTILTGFLGSGKTTLLKHILTEDHGKKIAVIENEFGEENIDNDILVQDHEENIVQMSNGCICCTIRGDLVEALNELWEQRRDKKISFDRVVIETTGVANPGPVAQTFFMDDDVADHYVLDAVVTLVDAKHGQQQLTEHEEAQRQVGFADQIFITKTDLVSSAEVESLRGRLMHMNPRAPISAISKGVVPLNAVLDLKGFNLNAKLDIDPHFLEQDDHDHANCGHDHSHDHDHDHSTCGHDHSHDHHHGHAGHTDRIQSFVFRSDKPFDHKKLEDFLGGILEVFGEKMLRYKGVLYVKGSNRKVVFQGVHQMMGSDLAGPWGSEHKQTRMVFIGIDLPKDTLLAGLEGCLA; translated from the coding sequence ATGGCATTAATTCCGGTAACCATATTGACGGGCTTTTTAGGGAGTGGCAAAACCACCTTACTAAAACACATTCTGACTGAAGACCATGGCAAAAAAATTGCCGTGATTGAAAACGAGTTTGGCGAAGAGAATATTGACAATGACATCTTGGTTCAAGATCACGAAGAAAATATTGTGCAAATGAGTAATGGCTGTATTTGCTGCACGATCCGTGGTGACCTTGTGGAGGCGTTAAATGAGCTCTGGGAGCAGCGCAGAGATAAGAAGATCAGTTTTGATCGCGTTGTAATTGAAACTACTGGTGTGGCTAATCCAGGCCCTGTAGCCCAAACCTTCTTTATGGATGACGATGTTGCAGATCACTATGTCTTAGATGCTGTTGTAACCTTGGTAGACGCCAAACATGGTCAGCAACAGTTGACCGAGCATGAAGAGGCTCAACGCCAAGTGGGTTTTGCAGACCAGATCTTTATTACTAAGACAGACTTGGTTTCTTCTGCTGAAGTGGAGTCCTTGCGTGGGCGTTTGATGCACATGAATCCAAGAGCTCCGATCAGCGCTATTTCGAAAGGTGTGGTTCCTTTGAATGCCGTTTTAGATCTCAAGGGCTTTAACCTCAACGCTAAATTAGATATCGACCCGCATTTTTTGGAACAGGATGATCACGATCATGCCAATTGTGGCCATGATCACTCCCACGACCACGACCATGATCACAGCACTTGCGGGCACGATCACAGCCATGACCATCATCATGGTCATGCAGGCCACACAGATCGCATCCAATCCTTTGTTTTTCGTAGTGATAAACCCTTTGATCACAAAAAGCTTGAGGACTTCCTGGGGGGCATTTTGGAGGTCTTTGGAGAGAAGATGTTGCGCTATAAAGGCGTGCTCTATGTGAAGGGTAGCAACCGAAAAGTGGTGTTCCAGGGGGTTCATCAGATGATGGGCAGCGATTTGGCCGGTCCTTGGGGTTCTGAGCATAAGCAAACCCGAATGGTCTTCATCGGCATCGATTTGCCCAAGGACACCCTACTGGCTGGGCTTGAGGGCTGTTTGGCCTAA
- a CDS encoding tyrosine recombinase XerC has protein sequence MKLKQADLHPLMQEYLHELHVLRQLSPHTLKAYGMDLSDLQNFALEDDVELLKVSNAHVRRWAGRLHSKEKSSRSIARALSAWRGWYDWLTEKDARRDARAGKLTSNLIANPVDDVKAPKRLKSLPKALSVEQALALVNQAVKEAEEKKDPESIRDAAIIDLLYSSGLRLSELLGIDVIQSKDRQHESAGWLDWDAAEVTVLGKGGKRRSVPVGSPAMKSLLAWREMRDAGSYAQESLALFLSATGKRLSPRTVQARLRSLAIRAGLPTHVHPHMMRHSFASHVLQSSQDLRAVQEMLGHASIASTQIYTSLDFQHLAQAYDKAHPRAKAGKG, from the coding sequence ATGAAGTTAAAGCAGGCTGATCTTCATCCGCTCATGCAGGAGTATTTGCATGAGCTACATGTATTGCGTCAACTATCCCCCCATACACTCAAAGCATATGGCATGGATCTTAGCGATCTACAAAACTTTGCACTTGAAGATGATGTTGAATTATTAAAGGTTAGCAACGCACACGTACGTCGTTGGGCTGGGCGCTTGCATTCCAAAGAAAAATCATCAAGAAGCATTGCCAGGGCGCTCTCAGCTTGGCGTGGTTGGTATGACTGGCTTACTGAAAAGGATGCGCGGCGTGATGCGCGTGCTGGCAAATTAACAAGCAATTTAATTGCTAATCCAGTGGATGATGTGAAGGCGCCAAAGCGTTTGAAGTCTTTACCTAAAGCCTTATCGGTGGAGCAGGCGCTTGCCTTGGTTAATCAGGCGGTGAAAGAGGCGGAAGAGAAGAAAGACCCAGAGTCTATTCGGGATGCTGCCATTATTGATTTGCTGTACTCCTCGGGATTGCGTTTGTCTGAGCTACTGGGCATCGATGTGATCCAGAGCAAAGATCGTCAGCATGAATCGGCTGGCTGGTTAGATTGGGACGCTGCTGAAGTAACGGTTTTAGGTAAGGGCGGGAAAAGGCGTTCAGTGCCTGTAGGCTCACCTGCGATGAAATCCTTGCTTGCTTGGCGAGAAATGCGTGATGCCGGTTCTTACGCCCAAGAGTCGCTGGCCTTATTTTTATCGGCTACCGGCAAACGTTTGTCGCCCCGAACCGTGCAGGCACGCTTGCGTTCTTTAGCGATACGCGCTGGTCTGCCGACTCATGTACATCCCCATATGATGCGCCACAGCTTTGCAAGCCATGTCTTGCAGTCCTCACAAGATTTACGGGCCGTCCAAGAAATGTTGGGTCATGCCAGCATCGCCAGCACCCAGATTTATACCTCGCTGGATTTTCAGCATCTTGCTCAGGCATACGATAAAGCGCATCCGCGGGCAAAGGCTGGCAAAGGCTAA